GATATCACCTGGTTACATTTTGGAagttttcatgaggcttaagtcatcgatagaCACTTAGAGTTATCCTAAAAATTTACTTAGACCACTCaactaaggcctgtacctatcagGGCCCTAACCCACCCGAATTTTGATTCAATCAAGCCTTTTCTGCCTAATAAACAACAGGTATATAGTGTGTGTAACACATTAGCCTGACTTGGCAAAATTAACCAATTAGAAAAAAATACGtgggaaaaaaaaataattatatggtAGAGTTGCTGATTTGACCACTTTtctatttaaatatctatttaataataattttttaattaaaaaggaaaaaaaacaccCCCACGCACCCAGTCGTCATCTTCACGCCCCCTCCTCTCCCCCACAGTTCACACACACACAGAGTAATCGTCTGTCTTCAcagttcacacacacacacacgggAGCAGTAACAATAtactttctagttttgatttttcaATGAGACTCGTCGGAGTCGAAAAACGCACACATCAGAAAAGATTATATCATATTTGAtgttgaattattattcatgtttatgttattcatcATAAGGAAACACAAATTCAAGATTAGTATTCATCATAAGGAAATATTGAATTTGTGTTTGAATTTACTATTGAATGTTGTTAGTTTTGCGAGGGTTGAAGATGACAATGACGGGGTGGGTGTGGGGTGCTGTGAAAATGATGATGACGCCGAGGAGGGTTGAAGACGACGAACTGGGATAGGGTAAAGACGATGACTTGAGGTGAGGTGGGGGCGGGGTAAGGTGAAGACGATGACATGGGGTGAGGGTGGGGTGAAGACGATGACGCTAAGGGGACAGGTTgaagatttgcttcttttttctttaaattagaaattattataattaaaaattatattaataaaataatttaagtataagttttttagttaaaaaaataaaatattttttttcttcgattCACGTGCCCAAAGAGAGTGTAACGCACTCTCCTTGTCAAATCAGCATTTTGTGCCTGATAGATATTATTTTGAGCAGTTGAGGtgcctgataggtacaagccttagttacAGGGTCCAAGTGAATTTTCAAGACAATTTAAGTCCAGTCAATAACTTAAACCTTTTCATTATTatcaaatcataaaattaaatcaTATCACACCATGCAtaagaaacaatcaaaataaaaaggCAAAACCCATTGCTAGGCCCCTTAAGTACGCGtcatctttcacttaggcacctcaagtgaacgTCGCTCACTTTTGGCAtctcaagtagccataaagtgtgtcattttggcatcttttgctgaatcagcaaaatAATACTACGTGTGTGTGTTACATGCGCCAATAAGCTAGAAAATGACGAATAAAATGTGGACATGTgtcattttttatccaaataatttataaataattatttaaaataaaaaaatttccccTCCATCTAACCTACCCACCCCACTAGTCTTCTTCTTCAAATACCTCACCCACccgccacccccaccccacccaccccaccattcttcttcttcttcaaacaccccTCCCCCCACCCTTCACCCCTCTCCACTCCACCCCGCCAGATTTTTTGTCAAATAGCCCACCCACCCCGCCACCTCCACCCCACCAATCTTCTTCCCCTCTTTATCTTCTTTAAATACCCCGAACTTCCTCCCCATCCTCGCACCccagtcatctttaatttttttcatcgattttgcttctatttttaattcttcttctcTGATTTTACTTTAGATTTTCTTCACGAATTTAGCTTCATTTTTTTTCCAGATttgcttcatctatttttttcaatttttagtttttttaattgattttgtttgattttaatttttcttcacggatttagctttatttttcattttttcatcgatttgtcttcgatttttaatttttcttcactaattttgcttgatttttggattttcttcatgaatttagcttcattttttcgactttcttcattgatttttaattttgttattgattttgtttgatttcaatttttcttcatggatttagctttatttttcaaatttttcatcaatttttcttcgatttttaatttttcttcattgatttttcttattttttatgcttcgattttaaattgtttttattgattttgtttgattttaatttttcttcactgatttagcttaatttttcaatttttcttcatcgattttgtttgatttttagtttttcttcgttgatgttgcttattttttatttttcttcatcaattttgtcCTTAATGATTAAAGAAAAGGTGTTTATTATTTAATCTTCACGAACCTTTAAATGTGTATATAATTTCTCTCGATAATTTTTATtgttaaataaattaatattgacaaaaataacgaataaaaatgtgaaagaatTATAAATTAATGAACGTTGAGTTAATATACTGTTTTTGGCAAGTTGAACTCCTAAATgtgtatctaatttttaaatctcttccaataattttcaccattaaataagcttaagattgacaaaattaatggataaaaatgaagaaaatgtataaattaatgaCAATGAGTTAATATATTGTTGGTGGGCAAAATTGGGTGCCATATTAACCTGTGTAATATATGCATCTTGCCAACtcagcaaaaggtgccaaaatgacacTTTATAGCTACTTGAGTTGGCAAAAGTGAGTAGCGTCCACTTGAGGTACGAAAGATGACACGTATAACGATGGGTTTTGCCAAATAAAAATAAGGCCAAACCCATTGACAGGCCCTCAAACTTGTtcctaaaattcacttaggcccttaaactaaggcttgtacctatcagacccctacCCCTCCCCCGATTTGTTccaattgagaatttttttcCCAATCAGCTAATAGCTCAagtgtgtgtaatacacacgcGATGACGTGGAAAAAATAACCAATTGAAAGAAACGTGTGGTATTTTTTTGTAGTATCTGATTTTGCTCCTTTCCTatttaatactaataattttttaattaaaaaaagggaaaaaatcaaCCCCAACCACGCAGTTGTCTTCTTCACAAATTCCCTCCTCCGTcgtcttcacacacacacactgaaGCCATCGCCTTCACACACCCCCCTCCTCGTCGTCTTCACACACAGacatattaattttgtaaaaaaagaaggattttttttttcacatctttGATGTTGTTAATAATggtgaagaattttttttcacatctttGATGTTGTTAACAATggtgaagaattttttttcaccTCTTTGATGTTGTTGAcaatgatgaagaatgattacTCATTTTGTGATTAATGGAGTTTCTCTATTCTTTGATTTTGTCTTTAATGGAGTTTCTCTATTCTATGTGGATTTTGGTTTGAAGCTTTTCTTCAAATTGTTGGGCTCTAAATTTCTGAGaaacaaatgcaaaaaaaaattaatgtaactGATATTCTTTCGGTTAATTGTCAATAATGGGATAAAATAGATTAATTCTCTGttaatctttttctctattttcaatTGATTTAGTGGATAATATAATTCCATCTTCTTCTCCAATTAATGCTACAAAAAGGGGGTTGAAGTCGATGAAGAGGGGGTACGGGGAGGGTGGAGGGTTGAAGACGATGAGGAGGGGGTATGGAAGGGTGGGGGGTTGAAGACGGTAGTGGTGGGGGTGGTGAAGAAGACAATGACTTGGTTTGggggctttttttttttttttaattaaaatattagaataattaaaaataatattaataaaataatttaattaaaaactattatttattttattatttatgcgTTCAAgaagagtgtaacacactcttcttgtcaaattaatattttatatttgataagtATTAATTTTAGTACTTAATTATCTAAGAAGTATAGTTTAGAGACCTAATTAAATTTTAGAGATAAATTTGAGGCTGTCAATGAGTTCGACCTAAAAGTAAGTGTTAATATCTGTACTATACTGTACCATGGAAACATCATCCAAACAGAGGGTAAAAGAGGACTACCGTGGGAATTGGGGAAACATGCATATTTTTGGCGGACAGAGAGAGCTTTGTGAGATCTCTGTGTGTTTGTATTCGATGTTCGAGTAGAACGGAATAGATCGATGATGAGATGAATTTGGTTGGGAGAGATCGAATTGAATCATTTGTTTCCATTTTCGTTACTGTTCTTCCCCACGAGCTCTTCGCATTGCTTTACTCTTCCTCCACTTTTTTCTGTGTAAGCTTACATTAATCAATGAATTTCTCCTCGtaaacatctttttttttcttgcttaaataaacaaataaaggtTGGATTTTTGATATGCAGATATTGAGCGCATACTTTGTGGTTCTTCCTTTACGTGATGAAGGGGCTATTTCTTTGGGCTTGGGTAATCTGCCCAGCTTATTTGTCGGATCCTTGCTTCTCACACTCCTTGCCGCTCCTCTTTCTACCTTAATCTTTTCATTGCCTAATCTTTCCAAGTCCAAGGTAACTCCTCCTATGAATTAGTGTTTGATTAAGCATGAAGTAGTTGTCTTTTGGTGGTTTCCGTTTGATCACAATGGAGTTTTGTGTTATTCCTGTAAAATTGTTGTTTCATTTATGGATATAAATAATTAAGATTTTTAGCCTAGTTGGTGTCATTTGAGATTAATATTGTATTTATCTGCGACACCATATTGTCTGgctatatttataataatgagAAGAAAGAAAGTGCAAATCTTGATGCTCTACGACATAAGGATATCATATTATACAAACTCTTTTTGTTGTCTAATGCTGTGAATTAGGTTTAGCTTACTGCCTTCTTGTGTGTGAGACAGTGTGGAATGTTAGAAACTGGTTTAGGTTTGTTGTGGGTCTTTTTAAATGTCATCTGTAATGGTCGCTTCCTTAAATTCCAGGCTTTGGTCTTGATACACAGGTTTTTTGGGGTCACACTTATTGCATTCTACATCCTGTGGCTTTCCTCTACTCCCGGGAGTTCACCATTTAATGTCAAGGTACAAGGTCGCGATTAGGCAGCAACTTTTTGACGATGCAACTGTTATGATTAAAAAAATGCCAATAATGCAGGGACTCTTCTCTGTGTCCTCAACTTTAAAACAGGAACTAAAAGTGCAAGTGAGTCACACGAATGCTTCAAACTTGTCGAGTTGGAGCAACCATGGGTGGTTTTACGTGTCAGTGAGAATTGGCCTGTTTCTTTGGGTAAATGCTTTTGCTTTAATTCTCAACTATTACAATAACTTTGAATAGTAgttttttttgtcaattctttgATGTTTGTGTCCTGAATAAGGTTCTTGCTTAATTGTTTCTCAGGTTGCGTTGCTTAATCTTATTACCATATCGTCAACTTGGGCTAGAGTTATTGATGTGATGGATAGTGAGGTAATTCTTCCTCCAATTGATTCGATAATTTTAAACAAAGCTACAGAAGGGAAGTTCAAGGGGATTTAATAAGTGCCTTCGCTAAACACCATAGTAGATCAAGATATTGCTTTTACACTTTAGAGTAGCAATTTGAGATATAATTAACTTTCTTCCTGTATACAGTCAGGTTCAAGACTGTTTGGGTTTATTGGTGCTGGTGCTACACTTGGCCAGCTGTTTGGTTCATTATTTGCTACAGGAATGGCTTGGTTAGGACCGTGTGTGTATCTCTTTATGATTTTCTTGCTTCCTTATTCTTATTATTCTCTTTAGgctctattatttttctttccttagtaGTTCCCTTTTGGGTTTTGCAGATTTGCTTCTTGTTTCAGCAATTCTCATGGAACTTGCTGCGCAGTCATCAAAAGGAATCAAGAAAGATGTCTTACAACTTCCTGAAGAACTATCTTCCATCAGGTATCAATAGATTTTACTAGCAATAAAATTTTCCACTAGatgagattaggaaaagagaTATCTATTTGTACAATCAGCTCGCACAGCTCCCTCGATCGCTCTTTCTGCTCTCTCTCTCCTATTATCCTTAGGATGGTTATCTTAGGTTTCTTACCCCTGTTACTCCTAGTTTTCTGTTGCATTGGTGTTTCATTCTTCTCTGGGTGGTGAACTTTACTAGTCGAAGTTGTTTCTATGATAACACAATTTTGTCTAGTCTAGTTGTGTCCTGATGTAAATTCGATATAGATCTCTCTATTCCAGCTGCCTTCATTTTTTGATACACGGAGGTGTTTGATCTATCAGGAAATGCTTTTTATATGAACAAACTGGAAAAAGAGATAGGCATTGTATGCACAAGTTACCATGAAACTGATATCTTTATCTGTGCTCCATACAGTTTGATAGTCCAGGAGTATAACGAGGATGCCATTATTTAACTCCTTGAGAACACACCGTAGGAATGATTGTAAATCAGTCTGGAAATGTGCTTCCTCTACACTTTACCAATTGAATGCATCTCTCTTGACACTACTACCTCCCTCACAAATTAGATATTTTGACTAGCATGAAAGTTTTATTGGTTTAACTTTATTTATTGCAATCTCTATTCCATTTTATGTCACACATTTCCATTTTAGTTTGTCCCAAAAGAATGAAACCTTTTATATTgacaatttaactttaaactttCCATTTTACTGTTAATTAGATGATTTATAACCACACAAATGTCTGAAAAAGTTTTAAAAGCCAGTCTTTCTTTCATAAACTCCGTATCCAGTGAAGATACTAAACATCAATTGTGAGGGAGGAAGTATTACATATGTTATTCTAGGAAATAATATGTTTAATGTATAGCTGAAACGtgaaaaagtaggaagacctctTACTAAAAAGAAGATTTCACATAGAGACGGGCCCATTATCCACCGAGATTCAAACTGTGCACCTTTGTCCTGCAGGGATTTCTTGGTTatcaaacataaatatataaacaaaaagaAGATTTACATTGCGAAGTATAAAACTATTGGATACAATTAGTTTTGTagaaataattctttttaataTAGAGGAAGAATGAAGTCGAGTACACATACTAGCAATGGAAGAGAGGTACTTTATATGAACGTCCTTGCATgatttactttctctctctcctTCCTCACCCCACCCACCCAAAATGaaagaagaatattataataGAGTAATCTCTAATCTTTATCGTTTTTGTTTCTAGAGAAGCTGATTCCGATCAATCTAAAGAGGCCGAGAATGAGCCAGGACTCACACAGAGAACAACTTCCCCAAAATCGTCAGCTTCTGTAGCAAAACCTCAGTTCTGGGCTGTATTGGATGGGCTAAAGCTCATTCTATCTTCGACTTACTTGTTGCACGTAGCATTATTCCTTTGGCTGAGTGCAGTTGTGTCCTCCTTCTTTTACTTTCAGGTATGTCAAGAATTTACTTTGATTTAGTGATAGAATGGATCAAGATCTGTAATGTGGTGTATTAATGTGATTTACTGGTTCCACATAGATGGCCGCCTTTGTGAAAGACCAGCTTGTCAAACCTCTATATAATGGCAGTGTTTGTCTAAACATTTTATGGTTGTTATAGCAAGGTGTTGTTATATATGAATACTGACATTTGATGTTTAAATCTCATTTGGCTAttataaacaaaagtatgaaaaaaattagttaaatgaTTTTGTGTACTAAAAAATGGAATGTATTTGTTAACCAgtttaaccaaaaaaatagaaagagcATGAATGTAAAATGACACACAAATAGTGTTTTCTCGTGAAGTTATGACCATAACTGATGGatactatttaaatataatttttttccgtTTTAGATATTCGTATTTGAAATCTACTATGTGCATGACATTAATGATGATTACCatgaatatttaatattttattttatacatattatatttcttacaaaatacTACTGTACAATTTTTGATCATGGTTGTTATGGAATGGTTGTTATGGAGGGGGAATTTTACAAAGagtgtacaacaacaacatatgcaatgtattcccacaaagtggggtctggggagggtaaagtgtacgcagtccatactactacctcagatgaagtagagagactgttttcgagaTACCCtggctcaggacagataacaaatataacaaacaaaaaaatataaaagcataCATAACCAGGGATATCACACTGCTAGATAGTATAGAAAACAAGACACCGACAAAGTAATATTATAAACTAGCTTAtacgaaatcatagacatcactaaacaccatgaacaagaggctacaagacactaCAGACACTTATACAAACAGAGCACTCTTTCATATTGTTACGAACGTACTCCTACCTACTAACCCtataccctaatccgcgtcctctacagcttcctatcaagggtcatgccctccgtaagctgtaactgcccCATGTCCTGCCTattcacctctctccaatatttcttcgtcctacctctaccccgcctaaaactatCCATAGCAAGCCTCTCATACCTCCGAACTGGAGCATCCgcgtccctcctcatcacatgcccgaaccaacgCAACGTCACTTCTCGCTTCTTgtccttcaccgaagccactctcaccttctcctgaatagtctcatttctaaccctatctctTCCGGTAAGTtcacacatccatcacaacatccttatcttcgccaccttcaactttcggatgtgggagttcttaactggccaacactccgcttcatACAACATAGCCAGTCGGACTACCACTTTGTAGAATTTCCCTTTAAGCTTaagagacaccttcttatcacacaggaCTCCCGAGGCTAGCCTCCATTTAAACCACGCTGCATGACATCCTcttcaatctcaccattcccctgaatcatagacccaagatacttgaaactctccctcttctggatgGACTGAGAATCCAACTCCACATCCACGTTATCCTAATGCGACAAATCACTAGACTTACATTCCAAGTACCCCGTtttggtcctgctcaacctaaatcctttagactcaaaggTCTGTCTTCGaatctctaacttatcattaactcttcCCTAAGTCTCGTCAATCTGTACtacatcatcagcaaataacatacaccaaggcacctcctcTTGAATATGCTGCGTCAAAACATCTATCACCAAGGTAAATtaaaacgggctaagagtcgatccctggtgcaaaccTGTCAAAACAGGAAAGTACTCTGAATCTCCTCCTACCGTCCTCGCACAAGTCTTCGCACCATCGTACATGTCCTCAATCGACCTAGTATACTCCACGGGCTCctctctagcctccaagcacgtCCACAAAATATCCCTGGGAACTGTCAtgtgccttctcaagatcaataaacaccatgtgcaagtccttcttcctctccctaaactgctccactaatcttcTCACTAGGTGAATTACAAGGTGAATTACAAAGAGTGTACTACTATAATAAATGTCCTTGTTGTTATAGGTAGAATGCTGTTATGGAGGAGTAAAAAATCAGGCCGTTATAGTGAAATGGTGTTGTAACGAGGGGCCATTATAGAGAGGTTTGACTGTAGTTACTGCAACCTCACCCCAAGGTGAATTACAAAGTGTGTATTATTATAAATGCCATTGTTGTTATAGGTAGAATGCTGTTATGGAGTAGGAAAAAATCAGGCTGTTATAGTGAAATGTTGTTGTAACGAGGGGCCATTATAGAGAGGTTTGACTCTAGTTACTGCAGCCTCACCCCAAACCTTTGACTCTTTTGCAGAAAGTAACTGTTATTGCTGCTGCAGTAACCGATTCCACTGGTAGGAGGAGATTATTTGCACAGATCAATAGCTTTATTGCCATTTTTATCCTTGCTGGACAGCTAACTTTGACGGTATGGTATAAATGTATAACGTGCAAAAATTCAATTGCTAAGCTAATCCTTTTTCTCCCTCGTGTGTCTCTCTCATGGGAAGAGGGGAAGGGGTATTGAAAAGATATTCAATTTCTCCTTTCCGGTGGGGCCCTTTCCCGGACTCTACACATAGCAGGAGCttttgcctttttttattttttgtgaaaggGTATACAATCTCTCCATGCTACTTGAACAACTCTAATTTAAAACTTCTCTTATCTGCTCTCAAATATGATGGGGGCTCCGACTGGAGCCTTTGGTGAAGGTTCCAAATATCGTGTCATTTCGCACCACTTTCCTTATCTGAGTTCCATCAAAGAACATAAACTATATCTGTCACTtgaaggggtcgtttggtagtgtATTGAAaagctaatgcatgcattagtttaatgtgtactACTAGTACATTGTTTGGTTTATTTTTTccccctatgtataactaatgcttgcatcgTTAGTTATACaatctattgtgtattgaggtgtgtattactaatacctctccatggtattagcaatgcaatggatccaatgcatgcattaacttgaTTAAAGAtactattatccctcaaaaatTTTTCCGCATCCTTGGAGCGTAtttctgtaattttttatttttattttttttagaaattatatgattcatgttatttttaatacatcaaaccaaacactgcataagaaaaatacaagcataactagtGCAAACATAACTAACACAAACATCAcaaatacaccatattttgcattattcttatacattcGAACGACCCCGAAGCGTGTTAATTTCACGTTGGTAATGTCAGCTCCTAGTGAGTTAGTAGTGTATTTTGAAGGATCCACAAATAGTTCCCATGTATGCAAATTCAGATTATGTAGAATTTTAGGACAGTTTTATAAGTGAATCAGCTCCCTAGTGTCTTGAACTGCAGTTcttttcatctttcatttttctCTACATTCACTATATTTTACATGATTCAGTTTAATCATTACCTCCAGTACCACAAGTTTTAAAAAGTCTTTATTCACCACTTGGTTGCAGGGCCGCATCCTTACTTTTGCTGGTGTTACTCTAGCCATTTGCTCCGCACCTTTTGTTGCCTTCACAAATTTAATTGCTTTAGCAGTATGGCCTACCTGGATTGCAGTGGCCATCTCAGAAACCCTGAGGAAGGTATATGTTCTCTACACCTTTTTCCCAACCTCGAAAGAGAAGTAATAAAAACTAATGACAAGCAAAGTTGTAAAGGCTGAATGTTATTCAGGCATTTATACAACTTTTAGTTGGCAGAACACCTTTTTACCCCCTAAATTGGCACAATTTATTTTGTCCACACCTGAAATTTTTGTATTTCTCATTAACATTTCCCTATAGACCAATCTCACCTGATGGAGG
The Capsicum annuum cultivar UCD-10X-F1 chromosome 6, UCD10Xv1.1, whole genome shotgun sequence DNA segment above includes these coding regions:
- the LOC107873242 gene encoding uncharacterized protein LOC107873242 isoform X11, with translation MNLVGRDRIESFVSIFVTVLPHELFALLYSSSTFFCILSAYFVVLPLRDEGAISLGLGNLPSLFVGSLLLTLLAAPLSTLIFSLPNLSKSKALVLIHRFFGVTLIAFYILWLSSTPGSSPFNVKELKVQVSHTNASNLSSWSNHGWFYVSVRIGLFLWVALLNLITISSTWARVIDVMDSESGSRLFGFIGAGATLGQLFGSLFATGMAWLGPYLLLVSAILMELAAQSSKGIKKDVLQLPEELSSIREADSDQSKEAENEPGLTQRTTSPKSSASVAKPQFWAVLDGLKLILSSTYLLHVALFLWLSAVVSSFFYFQVVTYVVTRPARELLFTVVSQDEKYKAKVCIDVIVQRLGDATAAAMYKLLFSTINGKASAVSLYALPVCLTWILTAFYLGHRYRQLSMAQPFLPAETCRRYGT
- the LOC107873242 gene encoding uncharacterized protein LOC107873242 isoform X5; translation: MNLVGRDRIESFVSIFVTVLPHELFALLYSSSTFFCILSAYFVVLPLRDEGAISLGLGNLPSLFVGSLLLTLLAAPLSTLIFSLPNLSKSKALVLIHRFFGVTLIAFYILWLSSTPGSSPFNVKGLFSVSSTLKQELKVQVSHTNASNLSSWSNHGWFYVSVRIGLFLWVALLNLITISSTWARVIDVMDSESGSRLFGFIGAGATLGQLFGSLFATGMAWLGPYLLLVSAILMELAAQSSKGIKKDVLQLPEELSSIREADSDQSKEAENEPGLTQRTTSPKSSASVAKPQFWAVLDGLKLILSSTYLLHVALFLWLSAVVSSFFYFQKVTVIAAAVTDSTGRRRLFAQINSFIAIFILAGQLTLTVVTYVVTRPARELLFTVVSQDEKYKAKVCIDVIVQRLGDATAAAMYKLLFSTINGKASAVSLYALPVCLTWILTAFYLGHRYRQLSMAQPFLPAETCRRYGT
- the LOC107873242 gene encoding uncharacterized protein LOC107873242 isoform X10 → MNLVGRDRIESFVSIFVTVLPHELFALLYSSSTFFCILSAYFVVLPLRDEGAISLGLGNLPSLFVGSLLLTLLAAPLSTLIFSLPNLSKSKALVLIHRFFGVTLIAFYILWLSSTPGSSPFNVKGLFSVSSTLKQELKVQVSHTNASNLSSWSNHGWFYVSVRIGLFLWVALLNLITISSTWARVIDVMDSESGSRLFGFIGAGATLGQLFGSLFATGMAWLGPYLLLVSAILMELAAQSSKGIKKDVLQLPEELSSIREADSDQSKEAENEPGLTQRTTSPKSSASVAKPQFWAVLDGLKLILSSTYLLHVALFLWLSAVVSSFFYFQVVTYVVTRPARELLFTVVSQDEKYKAKVCIDVIVQRLGDATAAAMYKLLFSTINGKASAVSLYALPVCLTWILTAFYLGHRYRQLSMAQPFLPAETCRRYGT